From one Desulfurobacterium thermolithotrophum DSM 11699 genomic stretch:
- a CDS encoding MBL fold metallo-hydrolase: MENFLIPIGGGNEIGASSYLYVLGGVKILIDSGIRFNAKEPYPDFELLKVLAPELDAIFVTHAHIDHCGSIHILSSLYPDTPIYTTHETAQLLSLMVEDAIKVKYIKEKSEDEWKEYKLLDETFMRLERREFFDTLNIKDIEVKFLPAGHILGAAAFQINYDDSSSIYHTGDISLQPQKTVEAAHLPSSSVNLLVTESTYYYSNRSFEKEKAVEEFYQTIVKVFERKGRILIPVFALGRAQEIILLLTEGMKAGKIPPMTVYVDGLAREVSNIYENLLNKEFFNYYVQPAPTYEGIDFLEACEENLREANCIISTSGMLMENTPSYIYASLLSRNERNAIIFSGYLVEESFGYRLLNDREILKNFKCEIKRHHFSAHSDKKELQDLINILSPRKTVFIHGYPGKEIKYHGFNREVIKF; encoded by the coding sequence ATGGAAAACTTTTTAATACCAATTGGTGGTGGAAACGAAATAGGAGCCAGTTCCTATCTGTATGTTTTAGGCGGAGTAAAAATTCTCATAGATTCAGGAATAAGATTTAATGCAAAAGAACCTTATCCTGATTTTGAGCTTCTTAAAGTTTTAGCTCCAGAATTGGATGCAATTTTTGTTACACACGCTCATATTGACCACTGTGGAAGTATTCACATTTTGTCTTCTCTATATCCAGATACACCTATCTACACAACTCATGAAACAGCTCAGCTTCTTTCGCTTATGGTCGAAGATGCTATAAAGGTTAAGTACATAAAGGAAAAAAGTGAAGATGAATGGAAAGAATATAAGCTCTTAGACGAAACCTTTATGCGATTAGAAAGAAGGGAATTTTTTGATACTCTTAATATTAAAGATATTGAAGTAAAGTTTTTACCTGCAGGTCATATTCTTGGAGCTGCTGCTTTTCAAATAAACTATGATGATTCTAGTTCTATTTATCACACTGGGGATATATCTCTTCAACCTCAAAAAACTGTTGAAGCTGCACATCTTCCATCTTCTTCCGTTAATTTACTTGTTACTGAAAGCACATACTACTATTCCAATAGGAGCTTTGAAAAAGAAAAAGCAGTTGAAGAGTTTTATCAGACCATAGTAAAAGTTTTTGAAAGAAAGGGAAGAATACTCATTCCTGTCTTTGCTCTTGGAAGAGCTCAAGAAATAATTTTGCTTCTTACTGAAGGAATGAAGGCAGGAAAAATTCCTCCTATGACTGTTTATGTTGATGGTCTTGCAAGAGAAGTTTCAAATATATACGAAAACTTACTTAACAAAGAGTTCTTTAATTACTATGTCCAACCGGCTCCTACCTATGAAGGCATTGACTTTTTAGAAGCCTGCGAGGAAAATTTAAGAGAGGCTAACTGCATTATTTCTACCTCTGGAATGCTTATGGAAAATACACCTTCTTACATTTATGCTTCCCTTTTATCAAGAAACGAAAGAAACGCAATAATTTTTAGTGGTTATTTAGTTGAAGAAAGCTTTGGATACCGTCTTTTAAATGATAGAGAAATTTTGAAAAATTTTAAATGTGAAATAAAAAGACATCATTTTTCTGCTCATTCAGATAAAAAAGAGCTCCAAGATTTAATCAACATACTTTCTCCAAGAAAGACAGTATTTATTCACGGTTATCCTGGAAAAGAAATTAAATATCATGGTTTTAACAGAGAGGTGATAAAGTTTTGA